In Nostoc sp. GT001, a genomic segment contains:
- a CDS encoding HNH endonuclease — MGKVLVLNASYEPLNITSWRRAVVLLIKGKAERVEHNGKFLYTDFPLPTVIRLRHYVRVPYKEIPLTRRNILHRDGHACQYCGFTGDELTLDHVIPRSRGGGDTWENIVTACVRCNVKKGSRTPHEAHMPLRHPPRQPYSSLYFEVSKHLKSGLHTEWQKYVIGL; from the coding sequence ATGGGGAAGGTTTTAGTCTTAAACGCCTCTTACGAACCTCTCAATATAACGAGTTGGCGTCGCGCTGTAGTTCTTTTAATCAAGGGCAAAGCAGAACGCGTGGAACACAACGGTAAATTTCTGTACACGGATTTCCCGTTGCCGACCGTGATCCGGTTGCGTCATTATGTACGCGTTCCTTATAAAGAAATCCCTCTAACTCGCCGAAATATATTGCACCGTGATGGTCATGCCTGTCAATACTGTGGTTTCACAGGGGATGAATTGACACTAGACCATGTAATACCGCGATCGCGCGGCGGAGGCGATACTTGGGAGAATATTGTTACCGCTTGTGTCCGTTGCAATGTCAAAAAAGGCAGTCGGACTCCCCACGAAGCTCACATGCCTTTGCGTCATCCCCCGCGCCAACCTTATAGCAGTCTCTATTTCGAGGTCAGCAAACATCTTAAGAGTGGACTGCATACAGAGTGGCAAAAGTATGTTATAGGTCTTTGA